In Feifania hominis, the following are encoded in one genomic region:
- a CDS encoding DUF4330 family protein, which translates to MEKKQMKKKHRFNLFDVLIIVLVIAVAAAVFWFFNRDKGGTILAAGTKVTYQLEITNVPQEVAYSPRIGDYVKEGVRKVRLGKIVGVDVQPYEKLTRNLIDDTINLTPVPDRYTVVITCEADGKLSGGRVSVNGHVFGVGSEIALQSKNFAGTSYCITMKTK; encoded by the coding sequence ATGGAAAAGAAACAGATGAAGAAAAAACACCGCTTCAACCTGTTTGACGTGCTGATTATCGTATTGGTGATCGCGGTTGCGGCAGCCGTCTTCTGGTTTTTCAACCGCGATAAGGGCGGTACGATTCTGGCGGCGGGCACCAAGGTGACCTACCAGCTCGAAATCACAAACGTGCCGCAGGAGGTCGCCTATTCGCCGCGCATCGGCGACTATGTCAAGGAGGGCGTGCGCAAGGTGCGCCTGGGCAAGATTGTCGGTGTGGATGTGCAGCCCTATGAGAAGCTCACGCGAAATCTCATCGACGATACGATCAACCTCACACCTGTGCCGGACCGGTACACGGTTGTGATCACCTGCGAGGCGGACGGCAAGCTCTCCGGCGGGCGGGTATCGGTAAACGGACACGTCTTCGGCGTCGGCTCGGAGATCGCGCTGCAGTCGAAGAACTTTGCCGGCACCTCGTACTGCATCACCATGAAGACGAAATAG
- a CDS encoding DUF4330 domain-containing protein, which produces MNKKGKVFGVNVLDLVILLFVVAAAVFVMLKGNFIEKVKVTSNDAKIEYVVMLESVREYTYNAIYVGDPIFDDETDAQIGVVTKVEMKPYYDIIEKSDGTVVSALVPERYKLLITAEGDGKVTDDGYMINGNRLVAPNGSIKVATTRVCSNGKFVSVRQIQAQ; this is translated from the coding sequence ATGAACAAAAAGGGTAAAGTATTCGGTGTCAACGTTCTCGATCTGGTCATCCTGCTGTTCGTCGTTGCGGCAGCCGTCTTTGTGATGCTCAAGGGGAACTTCATTGAAAAGGTGAAGGTCACCTCCAACGACGCGAAAATCGAGTATGTGGTCATGCTTGAGAGCGTTCGCGAATACACGTACAACGCCATCTATGTGGGCGACCCGATCTTTGACGACGAGACGGATGCGCAGATCGGCGTTGTCACAAAGGTTGAGATGAAGCCATACTATGATATCATTGAAAAGAGTGATGGCACCGTTGTGAGCGCTCTCGTGCCCGAGCGGTACAAACTGCTCATCACCGCCGAGGGGGACGGAAAGGTCACCGACGACGGCTACATGATCAACGGCAACCGTCTCGTCGCGCCGAACGGCTCGATCAAGGTGGCGACCACGCGCGTGTGTTCCAACGGCAAGTTTGTCAGCGTCAGACAGATTCAGGCCCAGTAA